The proteins below are encoded in one region of Anas acuta unplaced genomic scaffold, bAnaAcu1.1 SCAFFOLD_177, whole genome shotgun sequence:
- the MAG gene encoding LOW QUALITY PROTEIN: myelin-associated glycoprotein (The sequence of the model RefSeq protein was modified relative to this genomic sequence to represent the inferred CDS: deleted 1 base in 1 codon), whose product MAPTGVASLPVALLLLLLPPGTRGGSWAAWMPPAVAGLEGTCVVLPCRFEYPEELRPAAVHGLWYFGSPYPKSYPPVVARSRPAAVHESFAGRAELLGDTGLRDCSLRLWRLSPELAGKYYFRGDLGGYNQYSFSEHTTLEVLARPVLEVPPEVVAGAEVELRCRVPDNCPELPPLLGWEGAEGLEGAAGSEVREDAGGARNLLGLLRFRPRREDGGRRLGCSVAFANTSLAFEDSVALDVQCEWGWGGWG is encoded by the exons atgGCGCCCACTGGGGTCGCGTCCCTGCcggtggccctgctgctgctgctgctgcccccag GGACGCGGGGGGGCTCGTGGGCCGCCTGGATGCCGCCGGCGGTggcggggctggaggggacGTGCGTGGTGCTGCCGTGCCGCTTCGAGTACCCCGAGGAGCTGCGCCCCGCCGCCGTGCACGGCCTCTGGTACTTCGGCAGCCCCTACCCCAAAAGCTACCCCCCCGTGGTGGCCCGCTCGCGCCCCGCCGCCGTCCACGAGAGCTTCGCGGGGCGCGCCGAGCTCCTGGGGGACACGGGGCTCCGCGACTGCTCCCTGCGGCTCTGGCGCCTCAGCCCCGAGCTGGCCGGCAAGTATTACTTCCGAGGGGACCTGGGGGGGTACAACCAGTACAGCTTCTCCGAGCACACCAcgctggaggtgctgg cccgcccAGTGCTGGAGGTGCCCCCCGAGGTGGTGGCGGGCGCCGAGGTGGAGCTGCGCTGCCGGGTCCCCGACAACTGC CCCGAGCTGCCCccgctgctgggctgggagggggccgaggggctggagggggcggcggggagcgagGTGAGGGAGGACGCGGGGGGGGCCCGAAACCTCCTGGGCCTCCTCCGCTTCCGCCCCCGCCGCGAGGACGGCGGCCGGCGCCTGGGCTGCAGCGTGGCCTTCGCCAACACCTCGCTGGCCTTCGAGGACAGCGTGGCCCTGGACGTGCAGtgtgagtggggctgggggggctggggg